GATTCGGTATGAGGTATATAGTCACCGGAGCGGGAGGATTTATCGGAAGCTCTTTGTGCGAGCAGCTTCGCCGGGAAGGCCATGAGGTGGTACGGATTTTCCGCAGCCTGCCGGAGCATGCAGCCGATTCGGCGGGAGCCTATGAGGATATTGCGGCGGATGTGCTCTCGGACAGCTTTCCGGGACTCCGCATTTGCGGGGATGCCGTGATTCATTTGGCAGCCGCCAACGATATCGTTTCCAAAGATGGCCGGGAAGGCATAAAGCTCTCTTTGATCGGGACCAAAAATGTGCTGGATTTTGCCGTAAACAACGGAATACCGCAAATGATTTTCTTTTCGACCATACAGGTGCTCGGATCGGAACTGCAAGGGTTGATCACGGAGACATCGGCTGTCCGCCCCGAGAATGATTACGCCGCCAATCATGCGGTGGCTGAACTGTATACGGAAATGTACGCAAGAAAAGGGCTGCTGCGGGCCGTCAGCATCAGGCCGACGAATGTGTACGGCCACTTTGCGTCTCCGACCATAAACCGCTGGAGTCTGGTTCCGGCCTGCTTTTGCCGGGAAGCGTTCTTCAACAAGACCATTACGATTCGCTCTTCGGGAAAACAAAGAAGAAATTTTATCAGTGTTGAAAGTGTGGCCAAGGCGACAAGCACCGTGCTGGCGAACTTCCCGGCTTCCTACGATACGCTGAATCTCGGCTCCCCATTCCATATGACCATTCTGGAAGCTGCGCAATGCGTGAAGCAGGTTCATGATGAAATGTATCCCGAGCCGGTAGAGCTGCTCGTTCAAGGGGAGGAGCCGCAGCAGGAGAACCGGTTTGAAATATCCCTGCGGAAAATGGAAGACCGGTACGGATTCAAGGAACACCTGGGAGCCGAGGATTTCCGAAAGGAGATCCGCCTCATCTTCCTCAGCCTGGACCGATTGGCTCACTGAGCATAAAAGGTCCGGGCCCCCCATATGTGAATCATTTTAAAATGCAAAGAGGAATTAAGAAGCCGGTAAGTCTTTCCGTTATTGGAAGACTTGCCGGCTTCTGTTGTTCTATTCGTCAACTCCCTTATCGATCCAGGTTAGGAAACGGTGCAATCGCTCTAACAGGAAGGGACGAGGCCAGGTTGGATGTGATTTTAGTTGAGCGTAATTGCAAAACAGCTAAAATGCAGCTTTTTTCGATCATAAACGTTTATTCACAGAGAAAACCTACGATTTTACAGGAATTTGAGGCTGTTCTGACTGAATTTGCGGCTGAACGGTAACAAACCTGCATTTTGCAGGCATGTTATACAACAGGTGTTCTCAGGCGAACAAAAGATGCACAATTTCAGGTTTTCTGCATTATTGCTTCATCATCCCCCTCTGGATGGAAATATTTTACTCCCGATAACGTTAATGAAGTTCTGCCGTAATATGTCTTTCTCTAGATATACAGAGCGGCTCGCCCCGTATCCCTACCTTAATCCCCATCTCAAATAAGGGCATCCCGGCAGCCATTTCCATGGCTTGCGGGACACCCCAATCTCTCTCGAATCAGCCCTTTACCTGCTCAAACACCCTAATCTGTGCGCGGCAGAGCTCAAGCATGTCTTCCCCATTCAAATAAGCTTTATACCAGGAAGCGGTCTGAGCCAGGGCGATATCCAGATTCCATCTGGGCCGCCAGCCCAGCCGAGCCTTTGCCTTGGAGCAGTCGAGCTTCAGCGCGGCGGCTTCATGGAGCTTACCATCAGGTACAACCTCATAAGCTGCTCCCTCTCCCCATAAACGGCAAAAACGGCTGACCACCGATTCTACGCTCTGCGCATCCTGCTCCTCCGGTCCGAAATTCCAGGCTTCCGCATATTGCACTCCGTCTTCATACAACCGCTGAGCCAGCAGGAGATAACCGCCAAGCGGCTCCAATACATGCTGCCAGGGGCGTACCGAACGCGGACTTCGAATGACCAAGGGAACTTGATTGCGAATGGCTCGGAAGCTGTCCGGGATAAGCCGTTCACCGGCCCAATCTCCGCCCCCGATTACATTGCCGGCTCTTGCGGACGCGATGGCCACTCCATGCTCCTCATACCGACCGGGGTTAAAAAAGGAATCCCGATACGAAGCGGTGACGAGTTCGGAGCAGGCTTTGCTGTTGGAATAAGGATCAAAGCCGCCAAGTTCTTCATTTTCCCTGTATCCCCAATACCATTCCTTGTTGCTGTAGCATTTATCTGTCGTAACGTTAACAACCGCCTTAATCCTTCCACCTTGGGAGTTGTTCTGGCGTACCGCTTCTAGCACATGTACCGTTCCCAGTACATTAACCGCATACGTATCCACCGGCCGCTGATAGGACTCCCTGACAAGCGGCTGTGCGGCGAGATGAAGCACGATATCGGGATCGGCATTCCGCATTGCTGTCTGAAGGCGGGCGGCATCCCGGACATCTCCCGTGATTGAAGTCAGAAGCTGACTGGCCTTGCTGCATTCGTACAGGCTGGGATCAGTCGGAGGCGCATCGGAGTAGCCGGTGACTTCCGCTCCGAGCTGATGCAGCCAAATGGACAGCCATGAACCCTTAAAGCCCGTGTGGCCGGTAAGAAACACCTTTTTACCCTTCCAGAAGTTTACTTTTTCCACGGAGCATTCCCCGATTTCCATAATTGGTCCAAATAATTCTTATCTCGTAGCGTATCCATCGGATGCCAAAAGTCTTCGAATGGATAACCCATTAAGTGGCCTTCACTGGCAAGACGCTCCAGCGGCTCCTGCTCAAATACCGTTCGGTCTCCCTCGATATATTGAAATACTTGCGGCTCGAGCACAAAAAAGCCCGCATTAATCCAAGAGTTGTCGCCTTTGGGCTTCTCCCGGAAAGCCTCAACCCGCTGTTGGTCATTAAGCTGCATCGAACCGAATCTTCCCGGAGGCTGGGTTACAGTTACCGTGGCAAGTTTGCCATGGCTGCGGTGGAATTTCAGCAGGGCGTTAAGATCAATCGAAGAGAGTCCGTCACCGTAGGTCATCATAAACGTTTCGTCTCCGATGAACTCGGCAATCCTTTTTAGTCTCCCGCCGGTCAGCGTTTCCAGCCCCGTATCCACCAGAGTGACCTTCCAGGGCTCCGCCTTCTGCTGATGGATCAACATTTCATTGTGATTGGTGTAATCGAACGTGACATCGGAATTATAGAGATAATAGTTGGAGAAATATTCTTTGATTACATTGCCTTTATAGCCCAGACAAATTACAAAGTCGTTAAATCCATAATGGGAATACAATTTCATGATGTGCCACAGAATGGGTTTTTCTCCAATTTCGATCATCGGCTTCGGCTTCAGGTGCGATTCTTCACTGATGCGCGTACCGTAGCCGCCTGCCAGAATTACTGCTTTCATCAGGATATCCCCTTTCAGGATTCACTTAAAATTATCGTTGAATTTCGCTGTTCAACACATCCATCCATTCGATTTGATCATGGTTCTCCCTCCACATCTCCTCCACTTACAATAGATTCCTGCGGAAGGATTATAGCTATGGACAATTGAACCGGGGAATCCGCATATTTTGGCCAGGTTGGGCAGAAGGATTATTCAGATTATAGGCGGACTCCGTATGCAGTTGCGAAACGGAATTCATATGATGTCTTAGTCCATATACAACGCTTAGTTAGGAGGGTTCTCCATGAGAATTCTGCAAGTTGCGCCAAATCATGAAACAGTCCCTCCCCTCAGAGATGGAGGAACGGAACGCATAATCTATGAACTTTCCCAAGAGTTGGCCCGGAGGGGACATGAAGTCATTCTCTTTGCTCCATCCGGAAGCCATATTTGGGGAACCGTAATCAACTACCCGTTTTACGGAGATGATGCCATCGGCTCTTATATAAGAGAAAATCTGCCGCAAGACATCGACATTATCCATGACCATACCTTTGATTCTGCGATTAGCCGTGTTGGAGTCAATGTTCCGTTAGTGCATACCATTCATCTGCCTGTCTACAACCCCGTTTATTTTCCAATCTATGTAAGCCGAAACGCCAGGGAATCGATAGGCGGCGGATACGGATTTGATGTGCACAACGGTATTGTTCCTGAAGAGTATGAGTTCAGCTATGACAAAGATGATTATCTGCTCTTTATGGGCAGAGTGGTCCGGGAAAAAGGAATTCTCGAAGCGATGGATCTTGCGGAAATGACCGGACAGCGGCTCATCATAGCAGGACCGATCCATGATGAAGAACTGTTTTACCAGGAGATTTCTCCCCGATTGAACTGCAATCCCCTGCTCCAATATGTCGGCCCGGTCGGCGGAAGAATTCGCCAGGATTTGTTAAAGCACGCCAAATGCCTTCTCTTTCCCATTCAGTGGGCGGAACCGTTCGGGCTTGTACTGATTGAGGCGATGGCCTGCGGGACTCCAGTACTTGCGCTCTCGAAGGGCGCCGTTCCGGAAATACTGGAGCCCTTCCCCGAGATGATGTGTGACTCAATCGAACAAATGGCAGAAAAACTTTATTATTATCAAGCCCCCTATCACCCCGATCAATTAAGATACCATGTCGAGGTAAGTTTTTCGGTATCCAAAATGGTCGACAGCTATCTCTATCTGTATCAATTAGCCATCTCAGAGTAATGGTGAAAATAGGAGGAATTGTTCATGTATGAAGGAAGTACACTGCATTTTGATGGCAGCGAATGGATTAAGTTTCAGAGAACCTGCGAAATCAGCAATACCTTTACTTATGAATTCTGGGTAAAAGCGGAAGAGGAACAAATTCTGGATGAAGAACGGAATACAGGGACGGACGGCATAGGCGGAAGAAAGTTTTTGGTGGGACCGGATTTCCACCCGGTGGGAGCTGCGGGCTGCGGAATCTCCGTGGGTACGAACGGAATCTCGGTGTTCGAACATTGCGTAAATCATCTTCCCGCAAGGCTCGTCTTTGCGCATGATTTCTCGGAATGGCAGCACGTTGCCGTCGTTTGCGACAACAAGAAGCTGCGGCTGTATATTAACGGAATCGGATTAAAGGGAGAAAGCAAGGCCACCAATGTCGAACGGATTATTCCCTCTCTCGGCCTCGGAGGACATATGTACGGCACTTTTAAGGGTCAGGTCAGGGAGTTTCGCTTATGGTCGACGGCCCGGAGCGAGAAAGAGATTCGAGCTTGCATGTTCTCGAAGCTGGACGGAGAAGAGGCCGGCCTCTATTTCTACCGCGATCCGAGCAGAGGCATTTCGGTTATCAGCGGGATCAAAAGAACCTTTGCAGCCAGCGTAATTATGCCTTCCTATAACCGCTGCCCTTTGAACTACTTCTCCCTGCTGAGTCTGGAGCGGCAGCAATTCCCGCTTCAGCAGCTGGAGGTTATTTTTCTGGATGATGGCTCTACCGATCAAACGCCTGTCGTTTATTACTCGGTGTATCCGGAATACTCGTTCATTTATGTGCAGCAGCTTAAGAGCAGAGGAAGATCCAAAATCCGCAACATCGGCACCAGCATTGCCGTTGGCCATACCCTGCTCTTTGTGGATGCCGAGATGATATGCGGGCCCGACTTTGTGATGAACCATGTCAACCACCATCAAAGCGGAGAAAACAAGGTTGTATCCGGGGCCATGCGTTCAAGACTCCTGTATACGATGACCGGTCCCGGTTATTCTTCCGGACAGAAGGCGGCAATAAGCTCATTGTATGCCGCTCACCCGATCGCCGCGCCGATCGTAGAGCGGCTGATACAGGGAGACGAGACGCCGGTGCAGCTGCTCCCCTTTGAAATGATGTTTGATCCCGGGCACCTTAACCAGTGGAGCAATCAGAATGAATTCTTTGAGAACATCCTGCAAACCTATGGCAGCAGATTTAAACTATTTCAATACGCCTGGATAAATCTGATCACGAATAATGTCTCGATGACCAAACGTTTCTATGATGAGCTAGGCGGATTCGACGAATATTTAGAGGGATTCGGTTGGGAGGACTGGGAGCTCGGATACCGCGCTGCCCGAAATGGAGCGATATTTATCCATGATGACGCGTTGGTTAACTACCACCAGGAGCATCCGGTTTCTTCAAATAACCACATCGATGCCCGCTGGAATTTCATTAAACTTTGTGAAAAGTATCCTCATGAGATAGAGATCAAATTATTCGTTCTAACCATGGTGCCAGATTTTGTGACCCTGCCTGGCCTTAACGATTATTTGTTGGATTACAACAATATCCGGGCGATATACAAGAACCGGTTCCAGTCTTTGCATCATTACCTGAACCAGACGTTTGACCTGATGATCGCAAGCCTTCGGTACAATAATTCAGTCGCGCTGCCCCTTGCCCGCCCGGCATCCTGGTATGAAGAAGAGAAAGCGGTCAACGAAGATATCGCCGCGGTCAAAGAGCTGGGCGTATTTCCAAAGCTGGTAGAGCTGTATGAGCGAGTATCCAAATACTATTATTGACCCGGTTCTTTTACATGGTGCATATCAGATGTCGGTGAAAAAAAGCCGTGACGCACAGCCGTCACGGCTTTTGGAGTTGTACGCGTCAATTATAATTGACGCGCCGGAAGCTAAGTCCAGTCAGCTTCCGGACTACCCAGACGAGCATCGTGACGGCCATCATGTCGAAGCAGACATTGAACAGAAACAAATGCTTCCCGATATCCGCGCGGCCATCGCCGAGGATCGGCACGAGGAACGCAAAGATGCCAAGTAGTCCGAGCAGCATCATCAGCTCGCAAGCCACCCGCTGCCGCCGGTCCGCGCTTCGCAGGTACTCATACAACGCCCCGGCGTAGTAAACAGCGTAGAACAAGGCAAGGAATCCCAGACTATGCGGCAGCACATTACTTTTAAGCTGGCTCCATGCACTGTAGGTATAGGCGAGAGCGCCCGGCGGCTTATTGTCCGCTTTCTCGAAATTCCCGAGATACGAAGGGCGAATCGTCATACTGTTCGCTGCCGCGTAACGCATGTTATTCAGCAGACGGCCGGGATGCTTCAGATAGAACAGCAGCACATCCTTGTGGGAAATCCGGCTGTAAAAATCGGGGACGAGCGAAGGGTCATCCTGTTTAATCGCCGTGCCGCTCTCGAAATAGTTAGTGCCCGCCAGCACCTCCAATCTTTCAGGCAGCCCCAGCTCCTTAAGGTCCCCTTTCACATCCGGCGAACCGTTCAGAATACCGTAAAATACCGTCTGATACAGGTTGATATGCTTCAAATCCTTGGGAGCGGCGGCGTACATGATGACGGAAATAAGAAAGATTGCGATAGAGAAGCGTATCGCCGCTTTGCGGAAGCCCGTAGCCCCCTGTAGCGACGCGAACCGCAGAAAGATCAACGCGAAGGCGACGCCGGTGGGCGCATTCTGGATTTTGGAGCAGGTCAGGAAGAAGATTGCCACAAAGAAGAGCCACAAGTCCTTGACCTCCCGATTCTCCTTGAAAGCAAGCCTGAGTCCCAGCGCGAAAGTCAGCAGCATGAATACGAGCGAGACCGGCTCACCGAACAGCGAATTGAAATACGCGAGATAGCCGATATCGTAAAAGACGAACAGCAGCGCTCCCGCCAGCAGCAGCCCCGTGATATAAGAGCCGCGGGCGTTATGTTTGACCAGCAGCCAGGTCGCCGCGAGCAGCAGAATACCATACACCGCAGCCAGCAGCCGGATGTCGAACCAGCTTCCATGGAACAGGCCGCCAAGCAGCCTCGGCACCAGCACGAGGAAAATCTGCGATGAGGGGTAGAACCCCCTGAACAGATTCTCGTACGCAAACCGGGAATGGCTGTAGCTGAAAAAGCGGTCTTGATAAGTTTCCGATGCGTTGTAATAATTCAATCCGATCGTGTTCATCATTCGCAGAAAGTCGCCGTTGTCGGCCACTCCAATAAATGGCCCGAGGAACAGCAGGCCGAGCAGCAGGCCGAAGCCCGCCGCCGTCGCCAGAACATGCGGTTTAAACCATCGTTTCATTATAATTTCTCTCCCAGCTTCTTCTTCATCGTTCAGCCTCTTTGCCGGACTGCTAACGTTTCGGCAGCAGCTTCACATATTCGTCGGACAGACTCATCCATTGCAAAATATACTTGTAGTCTTGTTCATACTTGGCAAAATCGGCGACCGGCCGGAGCGTCTTCAGCGAAACGGCCTCGCCGTCCTGAAAGCTCTTGCCCGGAACGAACATTATATCGTCGTTGAAAAAAGAACCTGACGGCAAATAGTACCTCATCCCAAGCACATTGCGGCGGATATTCAGCAGGTCGTGTCCGAACGGCGTAACCCCTTCCCTTTTCAGCGATATGCCCAGCAGATTGGCCAGGGTCGGCATAATATCAAGCTGCCCCCCCGTCCGTTCGACCGTCTTCCCCCGCTCCGAGCCGGGCATGTGAATAATAAGCGGAATATTGAACCGGCTGATCCGGGAATCGTATTTGACTCCAAGCGCGCCTTCCACCTGCTCCGGCGGGACGTCCTGCGGCTGAAGGCCGAAATGGTCGCCGTAGAACACCAGCAGCGTGCTGTCCCACAGTCCGTTTTGCTTCAATCCGTCAATCAGCGTGCCGATGGCATAATCGGTATAGTTAATCGCGGTCAGATAATCGCCGAGCATCGTTCCCTTGAGATTATCCGGTACGGTTATCTTCTTGAACGCATCCGGAACCTGAAAAGGGTGATGGCTTGAGGCAGTGACGAACTGGGCGTAAAAAGGCGTCCCTTTCCTCTTCAGCTCGGCCAGCTTCTGCACTCCCGTAATGTACAATTGTTCATCCGAAGCGCCGAAAGCGTTGAAAAGATCATTCTTATAATACGGCTTGTCATAATAACCGTTGAATCCTATGGCCGCATAAAGCTCCTTCCGGTTCCAGAAGCCCACCTTGTTGACATGGAAGGTATAGGATTCGTATCCTTTGTTCTCCAGCACGCGTGGAAGGCTAGGCAGCGTCCGGTCCCCGAAACCTGTGGACATGGCCAGCGTTCCGATGGGATAGATGGACGTATTGCTCATAAATTCGGCATCCGATGTGTTGCCCGGACCAATCTGCTGAAAGATATGGGGAAAATAAAGCCCTTCATCCGCCAGCTTATTCAGATTCGGCGTAAGCTCCTGCCCATTCAGCGACTGATGCAGCGGGAAGTTCTGAAAAGCCTCCATCTGCACGACAATGACATTCTTGCCCTTCATGGAACCATAGTAGTCGGCGGAAGGCGTGCCGGACGGCGCTCCTCCATAGTTGTAGGAGGCCTCAAGCGCGCCAACCTTGGCGATCGTATCCTTGATATTGCCGGTGCCGACCAGTTCGCTGTTCTGCCGCTCCCGGATGGCGGCGACGACTTCGTAATTCAGGAAGCCCGCACTTTCCGCCTGCACCAGTTCGTTCGTGATTCCCGCCGAAGCATGAATCGTATAGGCGGACAACGAAGCGCCTCCGATTATGGAGACCAGAAGCACGACCAAATACACGCCTCGATGTTTCGGCGGAGCGTAGGCCGAGCGCATGTCTCTCGGGGCCGGCTTCCATCTGCGGAACAAGCGGTAAATCACGTACACCGCAATGTCCGCAAAGAACAAATAATCGACAAGCTGAATCGTCGACTTGACACTGTCCCTGATCTCAAATACCTGGTTCAGCTCATACAGAGCCAGATAAGTCGGCACCGAGCCGAAATGATTGAAATATACGCTTGCGGCGAACAGCAGCAGCGACAGCAAGCCGTTGAAAATCCAGAATGCGGCGTTCTTCGCCATGGAAGGCACCACCACGGCCAAGATTCCCATCAGCAGCAGCACCGGCGCGGCATCGGCCAGGACCCACTCCCAAGCGATCCGGTCGAAGAACAGCATCCGCAGCAGCAGCAGCTTCAGCACGAGCAGCGCGGACACGGTATAGAACCGGCCGGCAGCCCCTTTATTTTTTTCGTTCATGCTTACCCCTCTTATTTGTAAAATTCGTTTAATACCCATTATAGTCAAAATATAGCGAACCTCAAAGGCGGTTCGTATATCCGCTTGGATTTGACGCATTGCGCAGCCAAACGTTTAAAATTAAACATGGGGTGAGAAGATGAGCGAGAAAACATTTGTGCTGGCGCCGGATTCCTTTAAAGAGAGTATGACGGCCAAAGAAGTATGTATCGCAATGGAAAAAGGGCTGCGGAAGGTCTATCCGGCGGCTAATTATATTCATGTCCCGATGGCGGATGGCGGTGAAGGAACGGTACAGTCGCTTGTGGATGCCTCGGGCGGACAAATCCATTATGTAGAAGTTACGGGACCGCTCGGACAGCCGGTCACAGCCAAGTATGGCATTCTAGGCGACGGGACAACCGCGGCAATTGAGATGGCGTCCGCAAGCGGAATTCATCTGGTGACCAAGGAAACCAAAAATCCTTTGACCACAACAACTTATGGAACGGGCGAGCTGATTCGAGAATGTCTGGATCAAGGAATCCGGAAAATTATCATCGGCATCGGGGGAAGCGCGACGAACGACGGCGGCACAGGCATGGCTGAAGCGCTTGGAGCCAAATTTCTGGACGAGAAAGGGAATCTTCTTCCCCGAGGGGGAGGCGATCTGGACAGGCTGGCAAGCATTGATATTTCTTCGCCTGATGAACGGCTTCGCCATACGGAGCTGATTGTGGCCTGCGATGTTACGAATCCGCTCTGCGGGGAACATGGCGCCTCTTATGTGTTTGGCCCGCAAAAAGGAGCCACGCCCGAGATGGTGCGCAGGCTTGATGCCAACCTTGCCCATTATGCAGAGGTCGTGAAACAGCAGCTCCATAAAGATGTGCGGGATATCCCGGGAGCTGGCGCGGCCGGCGGTTTGGGCGCGGGCCTGCTGATTTTTACACAGGCGGAGCTGCGGAAAGGCATCGAGATTGTCATCGAGTATACCGGTTTAAGACAAAAGCTGGCTGATGCGGATCTTGTGTTCACAGGGGAAGGCGGCATTGATTTTCAGACCAAGTTCGGCAAAACCCCTTATGGGGTAGCCCGGACAGCCAAAGAAAGCGGCAAGAAGGTGATTGCCATTGCCGGATATGTTGGAGAAGGAATCGATACCCTGTATGCGGAAGGCATTGATGCGGTATTCGGTATCGTTCCGGGCGCATCCGGCCTGGAGAAGCTGCTGGCGGAGGGTTCGCAAAACGTCGAACGAACCTGCGAGAATATCGCCAGGGTACTTAAATTAAACGATTAACAGAAACGTCAAAGGAGCGGAATACTCATGGAAAATAGGAAAGCGCCTGCCGTTACCCCGATCAAGGTGATCGTTACTGGCGCCACGGGCATGGTCGGGGAAGGCGTCCTGCATGAATGCCTGCTGCATCCCGAGGTGGAAGAGGGTGCTTGCGGTCAACCGCAGACCCTCCGGCATGTCCCATCCCAAGCTGAAGGAAATCATCCATACCGATTGGTTCGACTTTACGCCCATTCAGGAACGGCTTGCGGGCTATGACGCCTGTTTCTTTTGCCTGGGTGTGTCTTCTGTCGGAAAAAGCGAGGCAGAATACACTCGGCTTACCTACGACTTGACGCTTCATGCGGCGGAGCTGCTCGCCGGATTGAATCCGGGAATGGTGTTCTGCTACGTTTCGGGGGAAGGCACTGACAGCTCCGAACGGGGCCGGAGCATGTGGGCCCGGGTGAAGGGCAAGACCGAGAACCAACTGCTGAGCCTGCCCTTCAAATCGGCCTACATGTATCGCCCGGGCTATATTCATCCGACCAAAGGCTTGAAGAACACCCATCGCTATTACTACGCTTTAACTTGGCTATACCCGGCGCTGCGTGTCCTCCTCCCCGGCCATGTTGTCACATTAAAGGAGCTGGGGCAGGCGATGATCCGGTCCGCCGTCCACGGCGCGGACAGTTCCATCCTGAACAGCCGGGAGATTGCGGCTTTGGCGAAGCGGCGGTGAGCGGGGGACTTGCGTCTAAGGCTAGTTAACCCGTTAATACGGTATGCGGACGGATGCAGCTACTGGCCTTTGGGTAGCCGCGAAATATTATTTTAGAGTATCAACCAAAAAACTCCATATCTCTCCTGAGATGTTGTAGGAAATCGTGATAGCCGGAACTCCCGGCTTGGTAAATGTGGCGATACCGGGAGCTTTCGGATTTTTCTTGAATTGATAATCCTCAAGCGCAAGATTTAAGTCGTAGGCCGAAGCCAGAGTTTCTACCTCCAACCGCAGCTTCTGCTCACTTACAGCCAGCAGTTGTTTGTCCCGCTCGGCCTGTACC
This region of Paenibacillus sp. URB8-2 genomic DNA includes:
- the rfbG gene encoding CDP-glucose 4,6-dehydratase; this encodes MEIGECSVEKVNFWKGKKVFLTGHTGFKGSWLSIWLHQLGAEVTGYSDAPPTDPSLYECSKASQLLTSITGDVRDAARLQTAMRNADPDIVLHLAAQPLVRESYQRPVDTYAVNVLGTVHVLEAVRQNNSQGGRIKAVVNVTTDKCYSNKEWYWGYRENEELGGFDPYSNSKACSELVTASYRDSFFNPGRYEEHGVAIASARAGNVIGGGDWAGERLIPDSFRAIRNQVPLVIRSPRSVRPWQHVLEPLGGYLLLAQRLYEDGVQYAEAWNFGPEEQDAQSVESVVSRFCRLWGEGAAYEVVPDGKLHEAAALKLDCSKAKARLGWRPRWNLDIALAQTASWYKAYLNGEDMLELCRAQIRVFEQVKG
- a CDS encoding glycerate kinase; amino-acid sequence: MSEKTFVLAPDSFKESMTAKEVCIAMEKGLRKVYPAANYIHVPMADGGEGTVQSLVDASGGQIHYVEVTGPLGQPVTAKYGILGDGTTAAIEMASASGIHLVTKETKNPLTTTTYGTGELIRECLDQGIRKIIIGIGGSATNDGGTGMAEALGAKFLDEKGNLLPRGGGDLDRLASIDISSPDERLRHTELIVACDVTNPLCGEHGASYVFGPQKGATPEMVRRLDANLAHYAEVVKQQLHKDVRDIPGAGAAGGLGAGLLIFTQAELRKGIEIVIEYTGLRQKLADADLVFTGEGGIDFQTKFGKTPYGVARTAKESGKKVIAIAGYVGEGIDTLYAEGIDAVFGIVPGASGLEKLLAEGSQNVERTCENIARVLKLND
- a CDS encoding glycosyltransferase; this encodes MYEGSTLHFDGSEWIKFQRTCEISNTFTYEFWVKAEEEQILDEERNTGTDGIGGRKFLVGPDFHPVGAAGCGISVGTNGISVFEHCVNHLPARLVFAHDFSEWQHVAVVCDNKKLRLYINGIGLKGESKATNVERIIPSLGLGGHMYGTFKGQVREFRLWSTARSEKEIRACMFSKLDGEEAGLYFYRDPSRGISVISGIKRTFAASVIMPSYNRCPLNYFSLLSLERQQFPLQQLEVIFLDDGSTDQTPVVYYSVYPEYSFIYVQQLKSRGRSKIRNIGTSIAVGHTLLFVDAEMICGPDFVMNHVNHHQSGENKVVSGAMRSRLLYTMTGPGYSSGQKAAISSLYAAHPIAAPIVERLIQGDETPVQLLPFEMMFDPGHLNQWSNQNEFFENILQTYGSRFKLFQYAWINLITNNVSMTKRFYDELGGFDEYLEGFGWEDWELGYRAARNGAIFIHDDALVNYHQEHPVSSNNHIDARWNFIKLCEKYPHEIEIKLFVLTMVPDFVTLPGLNDYLLDYNNIRAIYKNRFQSLHHYLNQTFDLMIASLRYNNSVALPLARPASWYEEEKAVNEDIAAVKELGVFPKLVELYERVSKYYY
- the rfbF gene encoding glucose-1-phosphate cytidylyltransferase → MKAVILAGGYGTRISEESHLKPKPMIEIGEKPILWHIMKLYSHYGFNDFVICLGYKGNVIKEYFSNYYLYNSDVTFDYTNHNEMLIHQQKAEPWKVTLVDTGLETLTGGRLKRIAEFIGDETFMMTYGDGLSSIDLNALLKFHRSHGKLATVTVTQPPGRFGSMQLNDQQRVEAFREKPKGDNSWINAGFFVLEPQVFQYIEGDRTVFEQEPLERLASEGHLMGYPFEDFWHPMDTLRDKNYLDQLWKSGNAPWKK
- the wsfD gene encoding glycan biosynthesis hexose transferase WsfD → MKRWFKPHVLATAAGFGLLLGLLFLGPFIGVADNGDFLRMMNTIGLNYYNASETYQDRFFSYSHSRFAYENLFRGFYPSSQIFLVLVPRLLGGLFHGSWFDIRLLAAVYGILLLAATWLLVKHNARGSYITGLLLAGALLFVFYDIGYLAYFNSLFGEPVSLVFMLLTFALGLRLAFKENREVKDLWLFFVAIFFLTCSKIQNAPTGVAFALIFLRFASLQGATGFRKAAIRFSIAIFLISVIMYAAAPKDLKHINLYQTVFYGILNGSPDVKGDLKELGLPERLEVLAGTNYFESGTAIKQDDPSLVPDFYSRISHKDVLLFYLKHPGRLLNNMRYAAANSMTIRPSYLGNFEKADNKPPGALAYTYSAWSQLKSNVLPHSLGFLALFYAVYYAGALYEYLRSADRRQRVACELMMLLGLLGIFAFLVPILGDGRADIGKHLFLFNVCFDMMAVTMLVWVVRKLTGLSFRRVNYN
- a CDS encoding LTA synthase family protein; the encoded protein is MNEKNKGAAGRFYTVSALLVLKLLLLRMLFFDRIAWEWVLADAAPVLLLMGILAVVVPSMAKNAAFWIFNGLLSLLLFAASVYFNHFGSVPTYLALYELNQVFEIRDSVKSTIQLVDYLFFADIAVYVIYRLFRRWKPAPRDMRSAYAPPKHRGVYLVVLLVSIIGGASLSAYTIHASAGITNELVQAESAGFLNYEVVAAIRERQNSELVGTGNIKDTIAKVGALEASYNYGGAPSGTPSADYYGSMKGKNVIVVQMEAFQNFPLHQSLNGQELTPNLNKLADEGLYFPHIFQQIGPGNTSDAEFMSNTSIYPIGTLAMSTGFGDRTLPSLPRVLENKGYESYTFHVNKVGFWNRKELYAAIGFNGYYDKPYYKNDLFNAFGASDEQLYITGVQKLAELKRKGTPFYAQFVTASSHHPFQVPDAFKKITVPDNLKGTMLGDYLTAINYTDYAIGTLIDGLKQNGLWDSTLLVFYGDHFGLQPQDVPPEQVEGALGVKYDSRISRFNIPLIIHMPGSERGKTVERTGGQLDIMPTLANLLGISLKREGVTPFGHDLLNIRRNVLGMRYYLPSGSFFNDDIMFVPGKSFQDGEAVSLKTLRPVADFAKYEQDYKYILQWMSLSDEYVKLLPKR
- a CDS encoding glycosyltransferase, giving the protein MRILQVAPNHETVPPLRDGGTERIIYELSQELARRGHEVILFAPSGSHIWGTVINYPFYGDDAIGSYIRENLPQDIDIIHDHTFDSAISRVGVNVPLVHTIHLPVYNPVYFPIYVSRNARESIGGGYGFDVHNGIVPEEYEFSYDKDDYLLFMGRVVREKGILEAMDLAEMTGQRLIIAGPIHDEELFYQEISPRLNCNPLLQYVGPVGGRIRQDLLKHAKCLLFPIQWAEPFGLVLIEAMACGTPVLALSKGAVPEILEPFPEMMCDSIEQMAEKLYYYQAPYHPDQLRYHVEVSFSVSKMVDSYLYLYQLAISE
- a CDS encoding NAD-dependent epimerase/dehydratase family protein, which gives rise to MRYIVTGAGGFIGSSLCEQLRREGHEVVRIFRSLPEHAADSAGAYEDIAADVLSDSFPGLRICGDAVIHLAAANDIVSKDGREGIKLSLIGTKNVLDFAVNNGIPQMIFFSTIQVLGSELQGLITETSAVRPENDYAANHAVAELYTEMYARKGLLRAVSIRPTNVYGHFASPTINRWSLVPACFCREAFFNKTITIRSSGKQRRNFISVESVAKATSTVLANFPASYDTLNLGSPFHMTILEAAQCVKQVHDEMYPEPVELLVQGEEPQQENRFEISLRKMEDRYGFKEHLGAEDFRKEIRLIFLSLDRLAH